A window of the Theileria parva strain Muguga chromosome 2, complete sequence, whole genome shotgun sequence genome harbors these coding sequences:
- the ssb1 gene encoding Replication factor-A C terminal domain protein, translated as MSNSYFPIKNITTYTSNWTILGKIVDKSPLKALKGDNSFLFVDIVDKNGDTIRAKFWGVAANKWNDLLEKGNVYTFSKGTVNLSNKKFNTTPHNYEITFTTDSKIDPSDELNDIKVERNYEFVTLRDIKSTSRDTPFVVDILCFVKSLTPVSVTNTKFNRDTKKRLLYVVDDTSYELEVTLWGQMTELPIFEDILDKPVILSQVTIKEWNGGRFGQTSLNTDIKFADFQSVRNKDRLSTLEAWYQKAMSENESFKTMKTQTMSSSRESYEFTTIDDALTRSKGYFIFICKLRKLFWKNKDGEMRLWYHACPTCLKKVVEEQENVWRCITCDDSIVTPVLRYIVSCVFVDFSGQLFSTVYSESGKKLLGYSEQELDAMDKEELKNTLDFDVLHKDFKVSGFFKNKTYNGESRNTFNVTNIEEVDYAKEAESLLERMHLTYETVESFLSLDKPDSGSSPKKTKTDQQE; from the exons ATGtcaaattcatattttccTATCAAGAATATAACAACTTACACCAGTAACTGGACAATTTTGGGGAAAATCGTGGACAAATCACCACTCAAGGCGCTTAAGGGAGATAACTCCTTTTTGTTCGTCGATATTGTCGATAAAAAC GGAGATACAATTCGAGCCAAGTTTTGGGGCGTTGCAGCTAACAAATGGAACGACCTGTTAGAAAAGGGGAAT GTGTATACCTTTTCAAAGGGAACAGTTAACTTGTCGAACAAAAAGTTCAATACCACCCCTCACAACTATGAAATAACATTTACGACGGATAGTAAAATAGATCCCTCGGATGAACTTAACGACATAAAAGTCGAGAGAAA CTATGAGTTTGTTACATTGAGGGATATAAAGTCCACTTCTCGTGACACTCCGTTCGTGGTAGATATTCTATGTTTCGTAAAGTCGTTGACTCCAGTCTCAGTG ACGAACACCAAGTTTAACAGAGACACTAAAAAGAGATTATTGTATGTCGTGGATGACACCAGCTATGAGTTGGAGGTGACACTTTGGGGTCAAATG ACTGAATTGCCGATATTTGAAGATATTCTGGATAAACCAGTTATACTATCACAAGTCACAATAAAGGAATGGAATGGAGGAAGATTTGGCCAAACAAGTTTGAATACAGATATAAAGTTTGCAGACTTTCAGTCGGTTAGAAATAAAGATAGGCTCTCGACCCTTGAGGCTTGGTATCAAAAG gCTATGTCTGAAAATGAATCTTTTAAAACCATGAAAACACAAACAATGTCTTCATCCAGAGAATCCTACGAGTTCACAACCATTGACGATGCCCTGACCAGGTCTAAGGGGTATTTCATATTCATCTGTAAGCTGAGGAAACTGTTTTGGAAAAATAAGGACGGGGAGATGAGGCTCTGGTACCACGCATGCCCAACCTGTCTCAAGAAGGTTGTAGAGGAACAAGAAAACGTCTGGAGGTGTATCACCTGTGACGACTCAATAGTTACGCCAGTATTGAG ATACATTGTTAGCTGTGTGTTTGTGGACTTTTCAGGCCAACTGTTTTCAACAGTATATTCAGAGAGCG GAAAAAAACTACTTGGATATTCAGAACAGGAGCTAGATGCAATGGATAAGGAAGAACTTAAAAACACACTTGATTTCGATGTTCTACAtaag GACTTTAAAGTCTCAGGTTTCTTCAAGAATAAAACTTATAATGGAGAATCCAGGAACACATTCAACGTTACAAACATAGAGGAAGTTGATTACGCGAAAGAGGCTGAAT